From the Deinococcus radiophilus genome, one window contains:
- a CDS encoding ATP-dependent zinc protease family protein, translating to MSISPHPSHALHVLGWKEWVALPDLNLSRVRVKVDTGAKTSALHAEDPEEFEQQGQLWIRFTLLLPWPGPLTRNEAPPARRVQAPLLEYRRVTSSNGHSERRPVICTDLELFGQRWPIEITLTERDNMRFPMLLGREAIAGRAVVDVSRTYTAQRPPSPLSPVLNAEESE from the coding sequence ATGTCCATCTCACCGCATCCCTCCCATGCGCTGCATGTTCTCGGCTGGAAGGAGTGGGTGGCCTTGCCGGACCTGAACCTGAGCCGGGTGCGGGTCAAGGTGGATACCGGGGCCAAGACCAGTGCCCTGCACGCCGAAGACCCCGAGGAATTCGAGCAGCAGGGGCAGCTCTGGATTCGCTTCACCTTGCTGCTGCCCTGGCCGGGACCCCTGACCCGGAATGAGGCACCTCCAGCCCGCCGGGTCCAAGCCCCACTGCTGGAATACCGCCGCGTCACCAGTTCCAACGGCCACAGCGAACGCCGCCCGGTGATCTGTACCGACCTGGAACTGTTCGGCCAGCGCTGGCCCATTGAAATTACCCTGACCGAGCGGGATAACATGCGCTTTCCGATGCTGCTGGGCCGTGAGGCGATTGCCGGACGCGCCGTGGTGGATGTATCACGCACCTATACAGCGCAGCGCCCACCCAGCCCACTTTCTCCGGTTCTCAACGCGGAAGAATCGGAGTAG
- the rimK gene encoding 30S ribosomal protein S6--L-glutamate ligase, translating to MNIGILSRGPELYSTRRLAEAARARGHDVRVVDYLRCYMNITSRSPKVIYAGDELNFDAVIPRIGASYTFYGGAVVRQFETMHTLTLNGSVSIIRSRDKLRSLQLLAREGIGLPVTSFAHSTKDIGGLIDIVGGAPLVVKLIEGTQGSGVVLAETRKAGESVISAFRQLDANILVQEFVKEADGEDIRALVVGGEVVASMMRKAAEGEFRSNLHRGGRALPVTLSDEECQTATRAASIMGLDVAGVDLLRSNNGPVVMEVNSSPGLEGIEGSSGVDVADAIVAYLEKRHAEREGKRSAGQWSNADTVL from the coding sequence ATGAATATAGGCATCCTCTCGCGTGGCCCCGAACTCTACTCCACCCGCCGCCTGGCCGAAGCTGCACGCGCACGTGGCCACGACGTCCGGGTGGTGGACTACCTGCGCTGCTACATGAACATCACCAGCCGCTCGCCCAAAGTGATCTATGCCGGCGACGAGCTGAACTTCGACGCGGTCATTCCCCGGATCGGGGCCAGTTATACCTTTTACGGCGGCGCAGTGGTGCGGCAGTTCGAGACGATGCACACCCTGACGCTGAACGGCTCGGTGTCCATCATCCGTTCACGCGACAAGCTGCGGAGCCTGCAACTGCTGGCCCGCGAGGGCATCGGCCTGCCCGTCACCAGCTTCGCCCACTCCACCAAGGATATCGGCGGCCTGATTGACATCGTGGGCGGCGCGCCGCTGGTCGTCAAGCTGATCGAAGGCACGCAGGGCAGCGGCGTGGTGTTGGCCGAAACGCGCAAGGCCGGAGAATCGGTCATCAGCGCTTTCCGGCAGCTGGACGCCAACATTCTGGTGCAGGAATTCGTGAAGGAAGCAGACGGCGAGGACATCCGCGCCCTGGTGGTCGGCGGCGAAGTGGTCGCCAGCATGATGCGTAAGGCTGCCGAAGGAGAATTCCGCTCCAACCTGCACCGGGGAGGCCGCGCCCTGCCCGTGACGCTGAGTGACGAGGAATGCCAGACGGCCACTCGCGCGGCCAGCATCATGGGCTTGGACGTGGCAGGGGTAGACCTGCTGCGCTCCAACAACGGGCCAGTGGTCATGGAGGTCAATTCTTCACCCGGTCTGGAGGGCATTGAGGGCAGCAGCGGTGTAGACGTAGCCGACGCCATCGTGGCTTACCTTGAAAAGCGCCACGCTGAGCGCGAGGGCAAACGCAGCGCCGGGCAATGGAGCAACGCCGACACCGTTCTGTGA
- a CDS encoding GNAT family N-acetyltransferase: MSVMVIAPDQAALALPALRVIRPQARPTASARALATFLTVAGRSGYRLIGSFDRYQGTSAEALAVLGYRIVPTLAVGRVLEVTELAVLPEARGEGHRAALLRWAQTEAARQGCEVIQLELGLLSDSLDDTDLYRSLGWELSGKYYAKELRPAC; the protein is encoded by the coding sequence ATGAGTGTCATGGTTATTGCACCGGACCAGGCGGCCCTGGCCCTGCCCGCCTTACGTGTGATCAGGCCACAGGCCAGGCCCACCGCTTCGGCGCGGGCCCTGGCGACCTTTCTGACGGTGGCGGGCCGCAGTGGCTACCGCCTGATCGGGAGCTTTGACCGCTATCAGGGCACCTCGGCGGAGGCGCTCGCTGTGCTGGGCTACCGAATTGTCCCCACCTTGGCGGTGGGCCGTGTGCTGGAAGTCACCGAACTGGCGGTGCTGCCTGAGGCGCGCGGCGAGGGCCACCGCGCCGCTTTGCTGCGCTGGGCACAGACCGAAGCCGCCCGCCAGGGCTGCGAAGTGATTCAGTTGGAACTGGGGCTGCTGTCCGACAGCCTAGACGACACGGACCTTTACCGCTCGCTGGGCTGGGAGCTGTCGGGCAAGTATTACGCTAAAGAACTGCGCCCAGCCTGCTAA
- a CDS encoding bifunctional 3,4-dihydroxy-2-butanone-4-phosphate synthase/GTP cyclohydrolase II: protein MTESSQPTQLSPISEILDELRAGRPVVIVDDEDRENEGDLLMPAATATPQWVNFMAREGRGLICVTLTGDRAERLQLNPMVGNSTDPNGTAFTVSVDHQTNSTGISAFDRAATIAALLDDTSQPNDFRRPGHIFPLVARSGGVLRRAGHTEAGCDLARLAGFEPVGVICEIMGDDGEMSRLPDLLQFAQRHGLKVGSIEALIAYRMEHDPFMQIEGEAKLPTEHGEFRIVGFRDSLSGADHVALVMGEVGPGPLLVRVHSECLTGDAFHSLRCDCGPQLDAAMRAIAAEGRGVIVYLRQEGRGIGLLNKIRAYHLQDQGADTVEANLRLGFPADARDFGIGAQMLHLLGAEQLRVMTNNPVKLHSLSGFGLEVVERVPLRVGEGTHNRSYLQTKRQKMGHLD from the coding sequence ATGACCGAATCGAGCCAACCCACCCAACTTTCTCCCATTTCCGAAATTCTGGACGAGCTACGTGCTGGCCGCCCGGTGGTCATCGTGGACGACGAAGACCGCGAAAATGAGGGGGATCTGCTGATGCCTGCCGCCACCGCCACGCCGCAGTGGGTCAACTTTATGGCCCGCGAGGGGCGTGGCCTGATCTGCGTGACCCTGACCGGAGACCGCGCCGAGCGCCTGCAACTCAATCCGATGGTCGGCAACAGCACCGATCCGAACGGCACCGCCTTTACGGTCAGCGTAGATCACCAGACCAACTCCACCGGGATCAGCGCCTTTGACCGGGCCGCGACCATCGCCGCACTGCTGGACGACACCAGCCAGCCCAACGATTTTCGCCGTCCTGGCCACATTTTCCCACTGGTGGCGCGCTCTGGGGGCGTGCTGCGCCGCGCCGGACATACCGAAGCCGGCTGTGACCTGGCCCGTTTGGCCGGCTTCGAGCCGGTCGGCGTGATCTGCGAAATCATGGGCGATGACGGTGAGATGTCACGCCTGCCCGACTTGCTGCAGTTTGCCCAGCGCCACGGGTTGAAAGTAGGAAGCATTGAGGCTCTGATCGCTTACCGCATGGAGCATGACCCCTTTATGCAGATTGAGGGTGAAGCGAAGCTGCCCACCGAACACGGTGAGTTCCGGATCGTGGGCTTCCGTGACAGCCTCAGCGGGGCCGATCACGTGGCGCTGGTGATGGGCGAAGTCGGCCCAGGGCCGCTGCTGGTGCGGGTCCACTCCGAGTGCTTGACTGGCGACGCCTTCCACTCGCTGCGCTGCGACTGCGGCCCGCAGCTGGACGCCGCCATGCGGGCGATTGCCGCCGAGGGCAGAGGAGTCATCGTCTATCTGCGCCAGGAAGGCCGGGGCATTGGCCTGCTGAACAAGATTCGGGCCTATCACCTGCAGGATCAGGGGGCCGACACGGTAGAAGCCAACCTGCGGCTGGGCTTTCCGGCAGACGCCCGCGACTTTGGTATCGGGGCGCAGATGCTGCACCTGCTGGGCGCCGAGCAGCTGCGCGTGATGACCAACAACCCGGTCAAGCTGCACAGCCTGAGCGGCTTTGGGCTGGAAGTCGTGGAGCGGGTGCCACTGCGAGTGGGCGAGGGTACGCACAACCGCAGCTACCTGCAGACCAAGCGTCAGAAAATGGGGCATCTGGACTGA
- a CDS encoding riboflavin synthase has translation MFTGIITQVGRVAHSKQNKGGLSLRIEPAELWPDLELGESIACNGTCLTVTDWDDQTFGVDLSQETLAKTAPHWQAGDALNLERAMTAGDRFGGHIVSGHVDGVGEIVAISPVEGAYVMVVRAPALLAPYLMPKGSITVDGVSLTIVDSGGPAGSKPELAENEFTLWLVPHTLEVTTLGGWQPGRQVNLEADQMAKYLDRLLAFREGRRQATEG, from the coding sequence ATGTTTACCGGAATCATTACCCAAGTGGGCCGCGTGGCCCATTCAAAACAGAACAAGGGCGGCCTGAGCCTGCGAATTGAGCCTGCCGAACTGTGGCCTGACCTGGAGCTGGGCGAGAGCATCGCCTGCAACGGCACTTGCCTGACCGTCACCGACTGGGACGACCAGACCTTTGGCGTGGATCTCAGCCAGGAGACGCTCGCCAAGACGGCCCCGCACTGGCAGGCCGGTGACGCCCTGAACCTGGAACGTGCCATGACCGCCGGGGACCGCTTCGGCGGACATATCGTCAGCGGGCATGTGGATGGGGTGGGGGAGATCGTTGCCATCAGCCCGGTGGAAGGGGCTTATGTGATGGTGGTGCGTGCCCCGGCCCTGCTCGCGCCCTATCTGATGCCCAAGGGCAGCATCACGGTGGACGGGGTCAGCCTGACCATCGTAGACAGTGGTGGCCCCGCTGGCAGCAAACCCGAGCTGGCCGAGAACGAATTCACCCTCTGGCTGGTCCCGCATACCCTGGAAGTCACCACCCTGGGGGGCTGGCAACCAGGCAGGCAAGTGAACCTGGAAGCCGATCAAATGGCGAAGTATTTGGACCGCCTCCTGGCCTTCCGGGAAGGCAGACGGCAGGCCACAGAAGGCTGA
- the ribD gene encoding bifunctional diaminohydroxyphosphoribosylaminopyrimidine deaminase/5-amino-6-(5-phosphoribosylamino)uracil reductase RibD, with protein MAQALAESRRGLGRTSPNPPVGCVIVQPNSGEVVGRGFHPRAGEPHAEVFALREAGEQARGATAYVTLEPCSHFGRTPPCADALIAAGIARVVVAARDPNPQVDGRGIERLRAAGMEVTSGVLEAEAVRQQAGFRARMEKGRPHVIYKYAMTLDGKVAAVDDAGQTEANGAVSGPEARARVMQWRDECDAIAVGVGTVLTDDPRLTTRGVPGGRDPRPVIFDRAARTPPSARALREGAVVVTLPHADASALASVGVTILPAATLEEALRGLHDLGVSTLLLEGGPTLASAFAAAGLLDEVRAFVAPKVLGAGLPPLLTPSRPMTEALGLEIYSVEVVGQDLLICGENKVQEAAGGRPSELSAL; from the coding sequence ATGGCCCAAGCGCTGGCCGAGTCCCGCAGGGGCCTGGGCCGCACCAGTCCCAATCCTCCGGTGGGGTGCGTGATCGTGCAGCCGAACAGCGGCGAAGTGGTAGGCCGGGGTTTTCACCCCAGGGCCGGAGAACCCCACGCCGAAGTCTTTGCCCTGCGCGAAGCGGGAGAGCAGGCGCGGGGAGCGACCGCCTATGTGACTCTGGAACCGTGTAGCCACTTCGGGCGCACCCCACCGTGCGCCGACGCGCTGATCGCCGCAGGCATAGCCCGCGTGGTGGTCGCCGCCCGTGACCCGAATCCGCAGGTGGACGGGCGCGGAATAGAGCGGCTGCGGGCCGCTGGGATGGAGGTCACATCGGGCGTGCTGGAGGCCGAAGCGGTGCGCCAGCAGGCCGGATTCCGCGCTCGGATGGAAAAGGGCCGCCCCCACGTCATTTACAAGTACGCCATGACCTTGGACGGCAAGGTGGCCGCTGTAGACGATGCGGGCCAGACCGAGGCCAATGGAGCCGTCAGCGGCCCCGAGGCCCGCGCCCGCGTCATGCAGTGGCGGGACGAGTGCGACGCCATTGCCGTCGGGGTGGGCACGGTCCTGACCGACGACCCGCGGCTGACCACCCGTGGCGTGCCCGGTGGGCGTGATCCCCGGCCTGTCATTTTTGACCGGGCTGCCCGCACTCCACCCAGTGCCCGTGCTTTGCGGGAAGGCGCAGTGGTGGTCACGTTACCACACGCAGACGCCTCGGCGCTGGCCTCAGTTGGCGTCACTATCCTGCCTGCGGCCACATTGGAAGAGGCGCTACGCGGCCTGCACGACCTGGGGGTATCTACCTTGCTGCTGGAAGGCGGCCCCACGCTGGCGAGCGCCTTTGCGGCAGCGGGCCTGCTGGACGAGGTTCGCGCTTTTGTCGCTCCCAAGGTGCTGGGCGCGGGCTTGCCGCCGCTGCTGACCCCTTCACGCCCGATGACGGAGGCGTTGGGGCTAGAGATATATAGCGTAGAAGTGGTAGGACAGGACCTTCTTATTTGTGGCGAGAACAAGGTGCAGGAAGCAGCAGGCGGGCGTCCGTCGGAGCTTTCGGCCCTCTGA
- a CDS encoding RNA 2'-phosphotransferase — translation MNPRQLSGRLAYLLRHAPHEAGLTLERGGWVPLEPLLAHLRVTREQVEQVVRADDKGRFGLSEGGDKIRAHQGHSVPVDLGLEPLQPPGTLYHGTHQGARPGITRHGLKAMNRHHVHLSANTETALRVGLRRGWPVLYAVDTGRMHADGHLFYRSDNGVWLVDAVPPHYLTELPSPGRTEPR, via the coding sequence ATGAACCCCCGTCAGCTCTCAGGGCGCCTTGCTTACCTGCTGCGCCACGCCCCGCACGAGGCGGGCCTGACCCTGGAGCGCGGGGGCTGGGTGCCGCTGGAGCCGCTGCTGGCGCACCTGCGCGTGACCCGTGAGCAGGTGGAACAGGTGGTGCGCGCCGACGACAAGGGCCGCTTTGGCCTCAGCGAAGGCGGCGACAAAATCCGCGCCCATCAGGGCCACAGCGTGCCAGTGGATCTGGGCCTAGAGCCGCTTCAGCCGCCGGGGACGTTGTACCACGGAACCCACCAGGGGGCCAGGCCAGGAATTACCCGCCACGGCCTGAAGGCCATGAACCGCCACCATGTCCACCTGTCGGCCAATACCGAGACGGCCCTGCGGGTGGGCCTGCGCCGAGGCTGGCCGGTGCTCTACGCGGTAGACACTGGGCGGATGCACGCGGACGGCCACCTGTTTTACCGCTCGGACAATGGTGTCTGGCTGGTAGATGCCGTGCCGCCGCACTACCTCACGGAACTGCCCTCGCCAGGGCGAACTGAGCCGCGCTGA
- a CDS encoding DUF4357 domain-containing protein, with product MSLADVAQALSSIQTWLDDPPGEAVVRQCVVLRLLQAAGFDIWNPAEVVPEETNATGHRADFLIRRGQGKFALEIKGMGVTVGPREYQQAATYAVNEGSRWAIVTNGRVWVVIDEHLPGKWEDRVALKVEMGQGDSFAADFFGLLDAEVWAQDAFAAAVDTVRQRQQQRRDEARIRREKRPVVEQTQAEFEIATFEKAAEAAVKMGRLTEAERDVLVGQAVDPVGSATIQLYFSVYGAEAQAHYCPATGRFTVLAGSRAVAQAKAYAEGIEQSRQNLLKSGVLKREGDSLVFQRDHDYQTPSGAAAAISGGSRNGWDVWKDAEGRPAQHYRPK from the coding sequence ATGTCCCTTGCCGATGTCGCGCAGGCCCTGAGCAGCATTCAGACCTGGTTGGATGACCCACCGGGCGAAGCGGTCGTGCGCCAGTGCGTGGTGCTGCGGCTGCTTCAGGCGGCGGGGTTTGACATCTGGAACCCCGCCGAAGTGGTGCCCGAGGAAACCAACGCCACCGGCCACCGCGCCGATTTCCTGATTCGCCGGGGCCAGGGCAAATTCGCGCTCGAAATCAAGGGAATGGGCGTCACAGTCGGCCCCAGGGAATACCAGCAGGCCGCCACCTACGCGGTCAACGAAGGCAGCCGCTGGGCCATCGTGACCAACGGCCGGGTGTGGGTGGTGATAGACGAGCACCTGCCCGGCAAATGGGAGGACCGCGTGGCGCTCAAAGTCGAGATGGGCCAGGGGGACAGCTTTGCCGCCGATTTTTTTGGGCTGCTGGACGCTGAAGTCTGGGCGCAGGACGCTTTTGCCGCCGCTGTAGACACCGTGCGCCAGCGTCAGCAGCAACGCCGCGACGAGGCCCGCATTCGCCGCGAAAAGCGCCCGGTGGTCGAGCAGACCCAGGCTGAATTTGAGATAGCCACGTTTGAAAAAGCCGCCGAAGCCGCTGTGAAAATGGGACGGCTGACCGAAGCGGAGCGGGACGTGCTGGTGGGTCAAGCGGTTGACCCAGTAGGGTCAGCAACGATTCAGCTGTATTTTTCCGTCTATGGCGCAGAGGCACAGGCCCATTACTGTCCCGCTACCGGCCGCTTTACTGTGCTGGCCGGTAGTCGGGCTGTGGCTCAGGCCAAAGCGTACGCAGAAGGTATAGAGCAGAGCCGCCAGAACCTGCTGAAAAGTGGTGTCCTCAAGCGCGAAGGTGACTCCCTGGTGTTTCAGCGCGACCACGATTACCAAACGCCCAGTGGTGCAGCAGCTGCTATTTCTGGCGGCTCGCGCAACGGCTGGGATGTCTGGAAAGACGCTGAAGGCCGCCCCGCTCAGCACTACCGGCCCAAATGA
- the metK gene encoding methionine adenosyltransferase, with protein sequence MRKFYTSESVSEGHPDKLADFISDSILDEFLRQEPTSRVAVETLVTTGMAVVAGEVRAHTAHVDVQKTVREAVQRVGYTRAIYGFDAEYSAVLVAIHEQSPEIADGVDGSEEWREMSAEERSKPENADSETGAGDQGLMFGYATDETPELMPLPISLAHGLTRRIAELRKTGELPYLRPDAKAQVTVVRDGEPHDAKETWVDTVVISAQHDEDVTREQLQADLERLVIRHVIPAEYLHEDTKFFINPSGKFVIGGPHGDTGLTGRKIIVDTYGGAVPHGGGAFSGKDPTKVDRSAAYYARYIAKNIVAAGLARRALVEIAYAIGRAHPVSLRIDTYGTGTLPDDRLTEVVRREFDARPQAIIRQLDLQRPIYAQTAAYGHFGRSEFPWEQTDRVDALQAAAQQ encoded by the coding sequence ATGCGCAAATTCTATACCTCTGAATCGGTGTCCGAGGGGCACCCGGACAAGCTGGCCGACTTTATTTCCGACTCGATTCTGGACGAGTTTCTGCGCCAGGAGCCGACTTCCCGCGTGGCCGTCGAAACGCTGGTCACGACTGGCATGGCCGTGGTGGCCGGCGAAGTGCGCGCCCACACCGCCCACGTGGATGTCCAGAAAACGGTCCGCGAGGCTGTGCAGCGCGTAGGTTATACCCGCGCCATCTACGGTTTTGACGCCGAATACAGCGCGGTGCTGGTGGCCATTCACGAGCAGAGCCCCGAAATCGCGGATGGTGTAGATGGCAGCGAGGAGTGGCGCGAGATGAGCGCCGAGGAGCGGAGCAAGCCGGAAAACGCCGATTCGGAAACGGGAGCTGGGGACCAGGGTCTGATGTTCGGCTACGCCACCGACGAAACGCCGGAGCTGATGCCGCTGCCGATCAGCCTGGCACATGGCCTGACCCGCCGGATTGCCGAGTTGCGTAAGACCGGTGAACTGCCCTACCTGCGCCCCGACGCCAAGGCCCAGGTCACGGTGGTCCGCGACGGCGAACCGCACGACGCGAAAGAGACCTGGGTGGATACGGTGGTCATCAGCGCCCAGCACGACGAGGACGTGACCCGCGAGCAGCTGCAGGCCGATCTGGAACGCCTGGTCATCCGGCACGTCATTCCCGCCGAGTACCTGCACGAGGACACCAAGTTCTTTATCAATCCGTCGGGCAAGTTCGTGATTGGTGGTCCACACGGCGATACCGGCCTGACGGGCCGCAAGATCATCGTGGACACCTACGGCGGCGCGGTCCCGCACGGCGGCGGGGCGTTCAGCGGCAAAGACCCCACCAAGGTGGACCGCTCGGCGGCGTACTACGCCCGCTACATCGCCAAGAACATCGTGGCCGCTGGGCTGGCCCGGCGCGCCTTGGTCGAAATTGCCTACGCGATTGGCCGCGCCCACCCCGTTTCACTGCGGATCGACACCTACGGCACCGGCACCCTGCCCGACGATAGGCTGACCGAAGTGGTCCGCCGTGAGTTCGACGCCCGCCCCCAGGCAATTATCCGGCAGCTGGACTTGCAGCGCCCCATCTATGCGCAGACCGCAGCGTACGGTCACTTTGGCCGATCTGAGTTCCCCTGGGAACAGACTGACCGTGTGGACGCCCTGCAGGCAGCAGCGCAACAGTAA
- a CDS encoding phosphoribosyltransferase family protein has translation MKSIQVTVGDVTRELPTIQVGAVRRVPLVEFLGDSELTNAAAEAMLPLLNPDTEIMLTVVTNALPLVHELSDRSGIPYVVVRKKRRTYMRDPMIQEVPSMSLGVNETLWLDARHAERLQGKKVLIVQDVVSSGGTGTALARLAERAGGEVVGYLAAFQQGGKKTPFELTSLQELPGVQGEDH, from the coding sequence ATGAAGTCCATTCAAGTGACCGTCGGTGACGTGACCCGTGAACTGCCTACCATTCAGGTGGGCGCGGTGCGGCGGGTCCCCCTGGTCGAATTCCTGGGAGACAGCGAACTGACCAACGCGGCCGCCGAGGCCATGCTGCCACTGCTGAATCCAGACACCGAAATCATGTTGACGGTGGTGACCAACGCGCTGCCGCTGGTTCACGAGCTGAGTGACCGCTCCGGCATTCCTTATGTGGTGGTGCGTAAGAAGCGCCGCACCTATATGCGCGACCCCATGATTCAGGAGGTTCCCAGCATGAGCCTGGGCGTGAACGAGACGCTGTGGCTGGACGCCCGCCATGCTGAGCGGCTCCAAGGCAAGAAAGTCCTGATTGTGCAAGATGTGGTGTCATCCGGCGGCACCGGCACGGCCCTGGCACGCCTGGCCGAGCGGGCCGGAGGTGAGGTGGTGGGTTACTTGGCGGCCTTCCAGCAGGGAGGCAAGAAAACGCCGTTTGAACTGACCAGCTTGCAGGAACTGCCTGGCGTTCAGGGCGAGGATCACTGA
- a CDS encoding single-stranded DNA-binding protein, whose protein sequence is MLHIEFITDLGAKVTVDVERPEQLLDVQRHYGRLGWTSGEVPNGGFVFPLDNEPDFDWSLIGARPWTNPEGEVMILHRGHAYRRRELEAVDSRKLKLPKAVKYSRGAKPTDPEHLREKADGEIEYVTLAMFRGGKRQDRFAASQGQGTSAGQGQPREPRAAAPAGRYEPRPQPDSVPMSRPTARAAASAPAEEDTPF, encoded by the coding sequence ATGTTGCACATTGAATTCATCACCGATCTGGGGGCCAAAGTCACGGTGGACGTGGAGCGGCCTGAGCAGCTGCTGGACGTGCAGCGCCACTATGGCCGCCTGGGCTGGACCAGCGGCGAGGTGCCCAACGGCGGCTTCGTATTTCCGCTGGACAATGAACCTGACTTCGACTGGTCGCTTATCGGTGCCCGGCCCTGGACCAACCCAGAAGGCGAAGTGATGATCCTGCACCGCGGTCACGCCTACCGCCGACGCGAGCTGGAAGCAGTGGACAGCCGCAAGCTGAAACTGCCCAAGGCCGTCAAGTACAGCCGTGGTGCCAAGCCCACCGACCCCGAACACCTGCGCGAAAAGGCCGATGGAGAGATCGAATACGTGACCCTGGCCATGTTCCGGGGCGGAAAGCGTCAGGACCGTTTCGCCGCTTCGCAGGGCCAGGGCACCTCAGCCGGTCAGGGTCAGCCGCGCGAACCCCGCGCTGCCGCCCCCGCTGGCCGCTACGAGCCACGCCCTCAGCCCGACAGTGTGCCTATGTCGCGCCCCACGGCCCGCGCCGCCGCTTCAGCCCCAGCCGAAGAAGACACTCCTTTTTGA
- a CDS encoding DUF2270 domain-containing protein, whose protein sequence is MTDPRQSTITASHYNGNSANALIHLYRGESYKMVSYRQRLDNTTNWAVVTTAGIASFAMGNDEHSHATFLFAMFLNFYFLRLEARRFRSYEIAHHRVRIMERFFYPAILGDHVDAGWHQFLLGELAKPRSPISVSEALGWRLKRNYLWIYAAVLMAWLAKLATSYPRNTPISLETFVDTARVGTLSGWVVLLGVAALYAYLISLAVNASRDYPMEDD, encoded by the coding sequence ATGACCGACCCGCGCCAGAGCACCATTACTGCCAGCCACTACAACGGCAACTCGGCCAACGCCCTGATTCACCTTTACCGGGGTGAGTCCTACAAGATGGTCAGCTACCGCCAGCGCCTGGACAACACGACCAACTGGGCGGTGGTGACCACGGCGGGTATTGCCAGCTTTGCGATGGGAAACGACGAGCACAGCCACGCCACGTTTCTGTTTGCCATGTTCCTCAACTTCTACTTTTTGCGGCTTGAGGCCCGGCGCTTTCGCTCTTACGAGATCGCTCACCACCGCGTGCGGATCATGGAGCGCTTCTTTTACCCGGCCATTCTGGGAGACCATGTGGACGCAGGCTGGCACCAGTTCCTGCTGGGTGAACTGGCCAAGCCGCGCAGCCCCATCAGCGTTTCTGAAGCGCTGGGCTGGCGACTCAAGCGCAACTATCTGTGGATCTACGCGGCCGTACTGATGGCCTGGTTGGCCAAGCTGGCGACCAGCTATCCCCGCAACACGCCGATCAGCCTGGAAACCTTTGTGGACACTGCTAGGGTCGGCACGCTGTCCGGCTGGGTGGTTCTACTTGGGGTGGCGGCCCTGTATGCCTACCTGATCTCGCTGGCGGTCAATGCCTCGCGTGATTACCCGATGGAAGATGACTGA
- a CDS encoding MBL fold metallo-hydrolase, which produces MTLPQPTTHGEIRIWSLPTGPLQENCLLVAGAQQRGFLIDPGDDAGRILDLVRQSGVTVQAILLTHAHFDHIGAVQPVREALNVPVYLHPLDRTDYDSGKARAALFGLPFVQPAAPDHAISQGQLFTAGDLSLTARELPGHAAGHVVFVGQGFVIAGDTLFAGSIGRTDLPGGNHPQLLSGIRAELLTLPDDTAVYPGHGPATTVGRERQTNPFLQ; this is translated from the coding sequence ATGACGCTGCCGCAGCCCACCACCCACGGAGAGATACGCATCTGGAGTCTGCCGACTGGCCCGCTGCAGGAAAACTGTTTGCTTGTTGCTGGGGCGCAGCAGCGGGGCTTTTTGATTGATCCGGGCGACGATGCCGGGCGCATTCTGGACCTGGTGCGCCAGAGTGGGGTCACGGTGCAGGCCATTTTGCTGACCCACGCACATTTCGATCACATCGGCGCGGTGCAGCCGGTGCGTGAGGCGCTGAATGTTCCGGTGTACCTGCATCCGCTTGACCGAACCGACTATGACAGCGGCAAGGCGCGGGCAGCGCTGTTCGGGTTGCCGTTCGTCCAACCGGCGGCCCCCGACCATGCAATCAGCCAGGGACAGCTTTTTACGGCGGGCGACCTCAGTTTGACCGCACGTGAATTGCCCGGCCATGCAGCGGGCCATGTGGTCTTTGTGGGCCAGGGCTTCGTGATTGCGGGCGACACCCTATTTGCGGGCAGCATCGGGCGTACCGATCTGCCTGGGGGCAACCATCCACAGTTGCTCAGTGGCATCCGCGCCGAGCTGCTTACGTTGCCAGACGATACGGCCGTTTATCCCGGTCACGGTCCGGCCACCACGGTGGGACGCGAGCGTCAGACCAATCCTTTCTTGCAGTAG